The following proteins come from a genomic window of Nicotiana tomentosiformis chromosome 12, ASM39032v3, whole genome shotgun sequence:
- the LOC138903338 gene encoding uncharacterized protein, which yields MMKSLSINVPLVEALEQMPGDAKFMKDLVTKKRSMNCETIKITHLVSAIVHSMAPKLEDPGALTIPCTIGSADFAKALCDLGASINLMPYSVFKTLGIGQPKPTSMILQMTYRTMKRPLGIIDDVLVRGDKFILPADFVILYYEVDYEVPIILGRPLLATGKDLVDVEAGELTFWVGGHEFDELRLT from the coding sequence ATGATGAAAAGCCTATCTATTAATGTTccattggttgaggctttggagcaaatgcccggtgacgcaaagttcatgaaagatttggtgacaaagaagaggtcgatgaattgtgaaactataaaGATCACTCATctagtgagtgcaattgtgcactcaatggctcctaaattggaagatcccggcgcTTTAACAATCCCTTGCACCATTGGAAGTGCTgactttgctaaagctctttgtgatcttggggcaagtatcaatttgatgccctattcggttttcaagactttgggaattgggcaaccaaaaCCCACATCTATGATATTACAAATGACatatcgtactatgaagagaccattgggtattattgatgatgtgttggttcgtggtGATAAATTTATCCTCCCGGCAGATTTTGTGATTCTTTAttatgaagtggactatgaggtaccGATTATTCTGGGTAGACCTTtacttgctacggggaaggatcttgttgatgtggaagccggtgagctcactttttgg